The Dysidea avara chromosome 13, odDysAvar1.4, whole genome shotgun sequence genome includes a region encoding these proteins:
- the LOC136243794 gene encoding uncharacterized protein isoform X1 has translation MVCNTAQSTCSTRTSVSTSQTTSIVYAAATEEQEAKCFATLNIAVGKAVVLRLVPPYAKELVPKITLPSYPKPITDLYDPAALLLTYPDLLTECKRVYALYKVTKEQSAYLEAHTREQSCSKLWFAHRAGRITASNFKSAVVTNSCMPSLSLISRLCYPENHKFSTTATRWGCKHEQDAKTAYCDIMKESHPGFTFKDSGLFIDTDNPFLGASPDGIAQCDCCEERVVEIKCPYCFKEGLPDEDSTNFCMVNKEGKWSLKQNHAYFYQVQLQLHVCNLNYADFVLWTKQDTIVERLDKNSAFIREKLRLLNISLQMGAFQR, from the exons ATGGTCTGTAATACTGCTCAATCTACCTGCAGCACAAGGACAAGTGTGAGTACTAGCCAGACCACCTCTATTGTCTATGCAGCTGCTACTGAAGAGCAAGAAGCCAAGTGTTTTGCCACATTAAACATAGCTGTTGGAAAGGCAGTTGTTTTAAGGCTTGTGCCACCTTATGCCAAAGAATTAGTCCCCAAAATCACACTGCCATCATATCCAAAGCCCATTACTGACCTTTATGATCCAGCTGCACTTCTGTTGACGTACCCTGACTTATTGACGGAATGTAAACGTGTGTATGCTTTATATAAG GTAACAAAGGAGCAGTCTGCATATTTAGAAGCTCACACGAGGGAGCAATCTTGTAGCAAGTTATGGTTTGCACATAGAGCAGGACGTATTACTGCTTCTAATTTTAAATCTGCTGTAGTCACAAATAGCTGTATGCCTTCCCTGAGCCTTATCAGCCGCCTTTGTTATCCAGAGAACCATAAGTTTTCTACCACAGCTACAAG GTGGGGTTGTAAGCATGAGCAGGATGCTAAAACAGCTTATTGTGACATAATGAAGGAGAGTCATCCAGGATTTACTTTTAAGGACAGTGGGCTGTTTATAGATACAGATAACCCTTTCTTAGGTGCGTCTCCTGATGGCATTGCACAATGTGATTGTTGTGAAGAAAGGGTGGTGGAAATCAAATGCCCTTATTGTTTTAAGGAAGGTCTCCCTGATGAAGACAGTACAAACTTTTGCATGGTGAATAAGGAGGGCAAATGGTCACTTAAACAGAACCATGCGTATTTTTATCAAGTGCAACTGCAGCTACATGTATGCAATTTAAACTATGCAGATTTCGTGCTGTGGACTAAGCAGGATACTATTGTAGAAAGGCTTGATAAAAACAGTGCATTCATCCGTGAAAAACTGAGATTGTTAAATATTTCTTTACAAATGGGTGCCTTCCAGAGATAG